In Pseudomonas lalkuanensis, the following are encoded in one genomic region:
- a CDS encoding WD40/YVTN/BNR-like repeat-containing protein, which translates to MSEPVMRRTPSGLCVDSLHKPTFRFHSPLAKALSLFSVLSVLAAAAAPITASALAADAPILSIESPKAVSSLLLDVAHAGKRLVAVGDRGHILYSDDNGKSWTQAKVPTRQMLTAVYFIDDKKGWAVGHDAQILASEDGGATWTRQFEDLQREAPLLDVWFKDASTGFAVGAYGALLTTRDGGKNWEDASDRLDNEDQYHLNAIAAVKDSGLFVVGEAGSMFRSADWGETWERLEGPYEGSLFGALGTAEPGVVIAYGLRGHLFRSADFGNTWETVPLKAGNGELEFGLSGGALLPDGSLVVVGHGGSVLKSTDSGRSFTVVNRSDRLSLASVIADEKGNLILVGQGGVRVASPTGAELGQL; encoded by the coding sequence ATGAGTGAGCCCGTCATGCGGCGCACCCCGTCCGGCCTCTGTGTGGATAGCCTCCACAAGCCGACGTTCCGCTTCCACTCGCCGCTGGCCAAAGCGCTCTCGCTGTTCAGTGTGCTCTCCGTCCTTGCTGCAGCCGCTGCGCCCATAACCGCGTCCGCGCTGGCCGCTGATGCGCCCATCCTCTCCATCGAATCGCCCAAGGCCGTGAGCAGCCTGCTGCTCGATGTCGCCCACGCTGGCAAGCGCCTGGTGGCCGTTGGCGACCGTGGCCACATTCTCTATTCCGACGACAACGGCAAGTCCTGGACCCAGGCCAAGGTGCCTACCCGCCAGATGCTCACCGCTGTCTATTTCATCGATGACAAGAAAGGCTGGGCCGTCGGTCACGACGCGCAGATCCTCGCCAGCGAGGACGGTGGCGCGACCTGGACCCGGCAGTTCGAAGACCTGCAACGGGAAGCCCCGCTGCTGGACGTCTGGTTCAAGGACGCCAGCACCGGCTTCGCCGTGGGTGCCTATGGCGCTCTGCTGACCACCCGCGACGGTGGCAAGAACTGGGAAGACGCCAGCGACCGCCTCGACAACGAAGACCAGTACCACCTCAACGCCATCGCCGCTGTGAAGGACTCCGGTCTGTTCGTAGTGGGCGAGGCCGGCAGCATGTTCCGCTCCGCCGACTGGGGCGAGACCTGGGAGCGCCTCGAAGGCCCCTACGAGGGCTCGCTGTTCGGTGCCCTCGGGACCGCCGAGCCGGGCGTCGTGATCGCCTACGGCCTGCGCGGCCACCTGTTCCGTTCCGCGGACTTCGGCAACACCTGGGAAACCGTGCCGCTGAAAGCAGGCAATGGCGAACTGGAGTTCGGCCTGTCCGGCGGCGCCCTGCTGCCCGACGGCAGCCTGGTAGTGGTTGGCCACGGCGGCAGCGTGCTGAAGAGCACCGACAGTGGCCGCAGCTTCACCGTGGTGAACCGTAGCGATCGACTGTCGCTGGCCAGTGTCATCGCCGACGAGAAAGGCAACCTGATCCTGGTGGGACAGGGCGGTGTACGCGTAGCGTCCCCGACCGGCGCCGAGCTGGGCCAACTATAA
- a CDS encoding efflux RND transporter permease subunit — translation MSTHHQDKATFLERLIFNNRPAVIVICLLVSVFLFWQAMHVRPSTSFEKMIPLHHPYIQKMLEHRNDLANLGNTVRISVEAVNGDIFTKEYMETLRQIHDEVFYIPGVDRSGLKSLWSPSVRWTEVTEEGFAGGEVIPQTYDGSAASLEELRNNVLKSGQIGRLVANNFKSSIVDVPLLESYPDPNDQGKLMKLDYRQFSHELEEKIREKYQAQNPNVKVHVVGFAKKVGDLIDGLIMVVMFFGIAFLITLVLLYWFTWCIRSTIAVLITTLVAVVWQLGLMHTVGFGLDPYSMLVPFLIFAIGISHGVQKINGIALQSSDADNALTAARRTFRQLFLPGMIAILADAVGFITLLIIDIGVIRELAIGASIGVAVIVFTNLILLPVAISYVGISKKAVERSKKDAKRDHPFWRLLSNFAHPVVAPISVVIALIGFGGGLWYGQNLKIGDLDQGAPELRPDSRYNQDNNFIINNYSTSSDVLVVMVKTGPEGCSTHEALAPVDELMWKMENTPGVQSAISMVTVSKQVIKGMNEGNLKWETLSRNQDVLNNSISRAEGLYNSDCSLAPVLVFLNDHKAETLSRAVAVVEEFAKEHDKDGLKFLLAAGNAGIEAATNEVIAQAELTILILVYICVAVMCLITFRSIAATLCIVLPLILTSVLGNALMAWLGIGVKVATLPVIALGVGIGVDYGIYIYSRLESFLRAGLPLQEAYYETLKSTGKAVLFTGLCLAIGVATWIFSAIKFQADMGLMLTFMLLWNMFGALWLLPALARFLIRPEKLAGKVGGSLLAH, via the coding sequence ATGAGTACCCATCACCAGGACAAGGCGACCTTCCTGGAGCGCCTGATCTTCAACAACCGGCCGGCGGTGATCGTCATCTGCCTGCTGGTCAGCGTCTTCCTCTTCTGGCAGGCCATGCACGTACGGCCGTCCACCAGTTTCGAGAAGATGATCCCGCTGCATCATCCGTACATCCAGAAGATGCTCGAACACCGCAATGACCTGGCCAACCTGGGCAACACCGTGCGGATCTCGGTGGAAGCGGTCAACGGCGACATCTTCACCAAGGAGTACATGGAGACCCTGCGGCAGATCCACGACGAGGTCTTCTATATCCCCGGCGTCGACCGTTCCGGCCTGAAGTCCCTGTGGAGTCCGAGTGTTCGCTGGACCGAAGTGACCGAGGAAGGCTTCGCCGGCGGCGAGGTCATCCCGCAGACCTACGACGGCTCCGCGGCCAGCCTGGAAGAGCTGCGCAACAACGTGCTCAAGTCCGGCCAGATCGGCCGCCTGGTGGCCAACAACTTCAAGTCCAGCATCGTCGATGTGCCCCTGCTCGAGTCCTACCCGGACCCGAACGACCAGGGCAAGCTGATGAAGCTCGACTACCGCCAGTTCTCCCACGAGCTGGAAGAGAAGATCCGCGAAAAGTACCAGGCGCAGAACCCCAACGTGAAAGTCCATGTGGTGGGCTTCGCCAAGAAGGTGGGCGACCTGATCGACGGCCTGATCATGGTGGTGATGTTCTTCGGCATCGCCTTCCTCATCACGCTGGTGCTGCTCTACTGGTTCACCTGGTGTATCCGCAGCACCATCGCCGTGCTCATCACCACGCTGGTGGCGGTGGTCTGGCAGTTGGGCCTGATGCACACCGTCGGCTTCGGTCTCGACCCGTACTCGATGCTGGTGCCGTTCCTGATCTTCGCCATCGGTATTTCCCACGGCGTGCAGAAGATCAACGGTATCGCCCTGCAATCCAGTGATGCCGACAACGCCCTGACGGCGGCCCGGCGCACCTTCCGCCAGCTGTTCCTGCCCGGCATGATCGCGATCCTGGCGGACGCCGTGGGCTTCATCACCTTGCTGATCATCGACATCGGCGTGATCCGCGAGCTGGCCATCGGCGCCTCCATCGGTGTGGCGGTGATCGTCTTCACCAACCTGATCCTGCTGCCGGTCGCGATCTCCTACGTGGGCATCAGCAAGAAGGCCGTCGAGCGCAGCAAGAAGGACGCCAAGCGCGACCATCCGTTCTGGCGCCTGCTGTCCAACTTCGCCCACCCGGTGGTTGCGCCGATCTCCGTGGTCATCGCCCTGATCGGCTTCGGTGGCGGCCTGTGGTACGGCCAGAACCTGAAGATCGGCGACCTCGACCAGGGCGCTCCGGAACTGCGTCCGGACTCGCGCTACAACCAGGACAACAACTTCATCATCAACAACTACTCCACCAGCTCCGACGTACTGGTGGTCATGGTCAAGACCGGCCCCGAGGGCTGCTCCACCCATGAGGCCCTGGCGCCGGTGGATGAGCTGATGTGGAAGATGGAGAACACGCCGGGCGTGCAGTCCGCCATCTCCATGGTCACCGTCTCCAAGCAGGTGATCAAAGGGATGAACGAAGGCAACCTGAAGTGGGAAACCCTGTCCCGCAACCAGGACGTGCTGAACAACTCCATCAGCCGCGCCGAAGGCCTGTACAACTCTGATTGCTCGCTGGCACCGGTGCTGGTGTTCCTCAACGATCACAAGGCCGAGACCCTGTCCCGCGCCGTGGCGGTAGTAGAAGAGTTCGCCAAGGAGCACGACAAGGACGGCCTGAAGTTCCTCCTGGCTGCCGGTAACGCCGGCATCGAGGCGGCCACCAACGAGGTGATCGCCCAGGCTGAACTGACCATCCTGATCCTGGTGTACATCTGCGTTGCCGTGATGTGCCTGATCACCTTCCGCTCCATTGCCGCGACCCTGTGCATCGTGCTGCCGCTGATCCTCACCTCGGTGCTGGGCAACGCGCTGATGGCCTGGCTGGGTATCGGCGTGAAGGTGGCGACCCTGCCGGTGATCGCACTGGGCGTGGGTATCGGTGTCGACTACGGCATCTACATCTACAGCCGCCTGGAAAGCTTCCTGCGTGCCGGCCTGCCGCTGCAGGAGGCCTACTACGAGACCCTGAAGTCCACCGGCAAGGCCGTGCTCTTCACCGGCCTCTGCCTGGCCATCGGCGTCGCCACCTGGATCTTCTCCGCCATCAAGTTCCAGGCCGACATGGGGCTGATGCTGACCTTCATGCTCCTCTGGAACATGTTCGGTGCCCTGTGGCTGCTGCCGGCCCTGGCGCGCTTCCTGATCCGTCCGGAGAAGCTCGCCGGCAAGGTCGGTGGTTCGCTGCTGGCCCACTGA
- a CDS encoding BatD family protein, with protein MTRLLCTLLLSLLTLAAQAAGFSASVDRTRLSEGETVELTLESSDPTLFGKPDLTPLDTAFEVLGTRQINQLSTLNGKNDRATRWIITLQPKQTGFVTIPALKLGDVHSAPITLQVAKAEKSEKSGRSNLAPVFIDASLDQESVYVQAQAILTLRIYHSVSLYDDSSLSPLQMDDARVEQLGDPRTYEKEINGVRHGVIEVRYAVFPQKSGVLNIPPQVFSATLVDPASETGYQPFGPRPGKLTRVNSPRIPLTVLPKPADYPADVPWLPARNLVLTESWSPDPGSVQTGDSLTRSLMLNVEGLSSAQIPPLPATQAQGLRRYPDQPQLGNKIDERGLIGSREEREALVPTTSGRLELPAVSITWWNTRDNRLERSEIAARTLEVAINPELEANPAQSAGTAVGNAVVLARLWPWQLACALLACTTLLGFGLWWRARRQPAILPTVQTGPSPRTLLDELRRACQSNDSHATRQALDNWARQQPETLADMAARFVPLSDAMDGLNGALYSEAGQHWQGEDLWKAIRALPAPQVEQQTTGEPSQLPPLYPR; from the coding sequence ATGACGCGCCTGCTATGCACCCTCCTCCTCAGCCTGCTGACGTTGGCCGCCCAGGCCGCCGGCTTCTCCGCCAGCGTCGACCGCACACGGCTGAGCGAAGGCGAGACCGTCGAGCTGACCCTCGAATCCTCCGACCCGACCCTGTTCGGCAAGCCTGACCTGACACCGCTGGACACCGCCTTCGAGGTGCTCGGCACGCGCCAGATCAACCAGCTCAGCACCCTCAACGGCAAGAACGACCGCGCCACTCGCTGGATCATTACCCTGCAGCCGAAACAGACCGGCTTCGTCACCATTCCGGCGCTGAAGCTGGGGGATGTCCACAGCGCGCCGATCACCCTGCAGGTGGCGAAGGCCGAGAAGTCCGAGAAATCCGGCCGCAGCAACCTCGCCCCGGTGTTCATCGACGCCAGCCTGGACCAGGAAAGCGTATACGTGCAGGCCCAGGCCATCCTCACCCTGCGCATCTACCACTCGGTTTCCCTTTATGACGACAGCAGCCTGAGTCCGCTGCAGATGGACGACGCCCGCGTCGAACAACTGGGCGATCCGCGCACCTATGAAAAAGAAATCAACGGCGTACGCCACGGCGTGATCGAGGTGCGCTATGCCGTCTTCCCGCAGAAGAGCGGCGTGCTGAACATCCCTCCGCAGGTGTTCAGCGCCACCCTGGTGGACCCGGCCAGCGAAACCGGCTACCAGCCCTTCGGCCCACGCCCCGGCAAGCTGACCCGGGTGAACTCGCCGCGCATCCCGCTCACGGTCCTGCCCAAGCCGGCCGACTACCCCGCCGATGTGCCCTGGCTGCCGGCGCGCAACCTGGTCCTGACCGAGTCCTGGAGTCCGGACCCCGGCAGCGTACAGACCGGCGACTCGCTGACCCGCAGCCTGATGCTGAACGTCGAAGGCCTTTCCAGCGCGCAGATCCCTCCCCTGCCGGCCACCCAGGCCCAGGGCCTGCGGCGCTATCCGGACCAGCCGCAACTGGGCAACAAGATCGACGAGCGAGGACTCATCGGTAGCCGCGAAGAGCGCGAAGCCCTGGTGCCCACCACCAGCGGCCGCCTGGAGTTGCCGGCGGTCAGCATCACCTGGTGGAACACCCGGGATAACCGCCTGGAGCGCAGCGAGATCGCCGCGCGGACCCTGGAGGTCGCCATCAACCCCGAGCTGGAAGCCAACCCGGCGCAGAGCGCGGGAACGGCGGTCGGCAATGCGGTCGTCCTGGCGCGACTCTGGCCCTGGCAACTCGCCTGCGCCCTGCTCGCCTGTACCACCCTGCTGGGCTTCGGCCTCTGGTGGCGCGCACGTCGCCAGCCGGCGATCCTGCCCACGGTCCAGACCGGCCCGAGCCCCCGCACCCTGCTGGACGAATTGCGCCGCGCCTGCCAGTCCAACGATTCCCACGCCACCCGGCAGGCCCTGGACAACTGGGCCCGCCAGCAACCGGAAACCCTCGCCGACATGGCCGCCCGCTTCGTCCCGCTGTCCGATGCCATGGACGGGCTCAACGGTGCCCTCTACAGCGAAGCCGGCCAGCACTGGCAGGGTGAAGACCTGTGGAAAGCCATCCGCGCCCTCCCCGCTCCCCAGGTGGAACAGCAAACCACGGGTGAGCCGAGCCAACTGCCTCCGCTGTATCCGCGCTGA
- a CDS encoding VWA domain-containing protein, with amino-acid sequence MMELWPHWLRPAWLLLLPLLGWLLWQLWHRERRSGRWEQLLPRAFQPWLLSGGRLGNNRLPWMALGLAWLLCLAALLGPSWQLMEQSTQKRADPLVVMLELTPSMLATDIAPSRLEQAKRKLRDLLDARRDAQTAIIVYAGSAHSLVPLSDDLMTSLNLIDALKPSIMPEKGHRADLAVARALKLLEQGAQGQGRLLLVTSGLDDQEQTGIRKTLGSRSERLAILGIGTAAGAPIAQEDGGFLKDDQGAILLPKLDSGQLRRFAAELGGRYSNVQLDEDDLRDLGLLDGPGSLRDTGEIARLADWADQGHWLLLPLLLIAACAGRRGWLFCLPLLLVLPRPSLAMDFEDLWLRPDQQGQRLLQAQQPAEAAQHFNDPRWQGMALYQAGDYAEAAARFAQGDNAADHYNRGNALAQAGELEAAVDAYDSALQRQPDLAAAKKNKALVEELLRQRAAEASSNDPDQQGSEQQQTGQTGEQSTAQTQSGEQNADNESPQQGSGETPPGGQTRSATGGSAEEATPTDAAQAQTASTEPLGEERRQALEQWLRQIPDDPAELLRRKFWYEQQQRQEEQ; translated from the coding sequence GTGATGGAACTCTGGCCCCACTGGTTGCGCCCTGCCTGGCTGCTTCTGCTGCCCCTGCTGGGCTGGCTGCTCTGGCAACTCTGGCACCGTGAACGACGCAGCGGACGCTGGGAGCAACTGCTGCCCCGTGCCTTCCAGCCCTGGCTCCTCAGCGGCGGCAGACTGGGCAACAACCGCTTGCCCTGGATGGCCCTCGGCCTGGCCTGGCTGCTGTGCCTGGCGGCGCTGCTGGGGCCCAGCTGGCAACTGATGGAACAAAGCACGCAGAAACGTGCCGACCCGCTGGTGGTGATGCTGGAACTGACGCCGTCGATGCTTGCCACCGACATCGCACCGAGCCGCCTCGAACAGGCCAAGCGCAAGCTGCGCGACCTGCTCGACGCCCGTCGCGACGCGCAGACGGCAATCATCGTCTATGCCGGTAGCGCCCACAGCCTGGTGCCCTTGTCCGACGACCTGATGACCAGCCTCAACCTGATCGACGCCCTGAAGCCCTCGATCATGCCGGAGAAAGGTCACCGCGCCGACCTGGCCGTCGCCCGGGCCCTCAAGCTGCTGGAACAGGGTGCCCAGGGTCAGGGCCGCCTGCTGCTGGTCACAAGCGGCCTCGACGACCAGGAACAGACAGGTATCCGCAAGACCCTCGGCTCCCGTTCGGAGCGCCTGGCCATCCTCGGCATCGGCACCGCGGCGGGCGCCCCCATCGCCCAGGAGGACGGTGGTTTCCTCAAGGACGACCAGGGCGCCATCCTCCTGCCCAAGCTCGACAGTGGCCAGCTGCGCCGCTTCGCCGCCGAGCTGGGCGGCCGCTACAGCAATGTCCAGCTCGATGAAGATGACCTGCGCGACCTGGGCTTGCTCGATGGCCCCGGAAGCCTGCGCGACACTGGCGAAATCGCCCGCCTGGCGGACTGGGCCGACCAGGGCCACTGGCTGCTGCTCCCCCTGCTGCTGATCGCAGCCTGCGCCGGGCGCCGAGGCTGGCTGTTCTGCCTGCCGCTGTTGCTGGTACTGCCGCGCCCGAGCCTGGCCATGGATTTCGAGGACCTCTGGCTGCGCCCGGACCAGCAAGGCCAGCGCCTGTTGCAGGCCCAGCAGCCTGCCGAGGCGGCGCAGCACTTCAATGACCCACGCTGGCAAGGCATGGCGCTCTACCAGGCCGGCGACTATGCCGAGGCCGCCGCTCGCTTCGCCCAGGGTGACAACGCGGCGGACCACTACAACCGCGGCAACGCCCTGGCCCAGGCCGGGGAGCTGGAAGCGGCGGTCGACGCCTACGATTCCGCGCTGCAACGCCAGCCCGACCTGGCTGCGGCAAAGAAGAACAAGGCACTGGTGGAGGAACTGTTGCGGCAGCGCGCGGCCGAAGCCAGTAGCAATGACCCTGACCAGCAAGGCAGTGAGCAGCAACAAACCGGCCAGACCGGCGAGCAGAGCACGGCGCAAACCCAGTCCGGTGAGCAGAACGCGGACAACGAGTCTCCACAGCAAGGCAGCGGCGAAACCCCGCCGGGCGGCCAGACTCGCTCCGCCACCGGCGGCAGCGCCGAAGAAGCGACGCCTACGGATGCCGCCCAGGCCCAGACCGCCAGCACCGAGCCCCTGGGCGAAGAGCGTCGCCAAGCCCTCGAACAATGGCTGCGGCAGATTCCGGACGACCCCGCCGAACTGCTGCGCCGCAAGTTCTGGTATGAACAGCAACAGCGCCAGGAAGAACAGTGA
- a CDS encoding vWA domain-containing protein: MFEFAWPWIFILAPLPWVLRVLLPPADSGDAALKVSFLADLEGLIGRRARANLPAWRQQAPFVLLWLLLLCAAARPEWVGEPQPLPTSGRDLLLAVDVSGSMDYADMRWEEEDVSRLTLVKHLMGEFIDGRRGDRIGLILFGSQAYVQAPLTFDRETVRTWLDEAMIGIAGKNTAIGDAIGLAVKRLRQRPANSRVLVLITDGANTGGEIDPLTAARLAAEEQVKIYTIGIGADPEQSDVLGILGLNPSMDLDEPTLTAIAEQTGGQYFRARSSQELEQIEESLDRVEPVTQRASQARPAYSLYSWPLALALLLSIALVCHVLWPHALQQRPQWLRRRT; the protein is encoded by the coding sequence ATGTTTGAGTTCGCCTGGCCCTGGATCTTCATTCTCGCCCCGTTGCCCTGGGTGCTGCGCGTGCTGCTGCCACCGGCGGACAGCGGCGACGCGGCGCTGAAGGTGAGCTTCCTTGCCGACCTCGAAGGCCTGATCGGCCGGCGCGCCCGCGCCAACCTGCCGGCCTGGCGCCAGCAGGCCCCCTTCGTCCTGCTCTGGCTGTTGCTGCTCTGCGCGGCCGCCCGCCCGGAATGGGTCGGCGAACCGCAACCACTGCCCACCAGCGGCCGCGACCTGTTGCTGGCGGTAGATGTGTCCGGCTCCATGGACTACGCCGACATGAGGTGGGAGGAGGAAGACGTCAGCCGGCTGACCCTGGTGAAGCACCTGATGGGCGAGTTCATCGACGGTCGCCGTGGTGACCGCATCGGCCTTATCCTGTTCGGCAGCCAGGCCTACGTGCAGGCACCGCTGACGTTCGACCGCGAAACCGTGCGCACCTGGCTGGATGAAGCCATGATCGGCATCGCCGGCAAGAACACTGCCATCGGCGACGCCATCGGCCTGGCAGTGAAGCGCTTGCGCCAGCGCCCCGCCAACAGCCGCGTATTGGTCCTGATCACCGACGGCGCCAACACCGGGGGCGAGATCGACCCGCTGACTGCCGCGCGCCTGGCGGCCGAGGAGCAGGTGAAGATCTACACCATCGGTATCGGTGCCGATCCGGAACAAAGCGACGTGCTCGGCATCCTCGGCCTCAACCCGAGCATGGACCTCGACGAACCCACCCTGACCGCCATCGCCGAACAGACGGGTGGCCAGTACTTCCGCGCGCGCAGCAGCCAGGAACTGGAACAGATAGAGGAAAGCCTCGACCGCGTGGAACCGGTGACCCAGCGCGCCAGCCAGGCACGTCCGGCCTACTCCCTCTACAGCTGGCCCCTGGCGCTTGCCCTGCTGCTGAGCATCGCACTGGTCTGCCACGTGCTCTGGCCCCACGCCCTGCAGCAGCGCCCGCAGTGGTTGCGGAGGCGCACGTGA
- a CDS encoding DUF4381 domain-containing protein produces MSPLDGLEPLIAPAAISWWPPAPGWWCLPPMLGLLGWGLWYWWRRQVRQDAVETEQPLDPARQAALEELSRLSKPYDGAPAGPWLQELNGLLKRLCRMHYPGDHSHTLSGRAWLAYLDNRCPAAGLTRWMILVEGAYRPQCKLDDKAIAGLYQSVETWIRKHV; encoded by the coding sequence ATGAGTCCGCTGGATGGGCTGGAACCGCTGATAGCCCCGGCCGCCATATCGTGGTGGCCCCCCGCGCCTGGCTGGTGGTGCCTGCCGCCGATGCTCGGGTTGCTGGGCTGGGGCCTGTGGTACTGGTGGCGGCGGCAAGTGCGGCAGGATGCCGTGGAAACCGAGCAACCGCTGGACCCGGCGCGCCAGGCTGCGCTGGAGGAACTGTCGCGCCTGTCCAAACCCTATGACGGCGCGCCGGCCGGCCCCTGGCTGCAGGAACTCAACGGACTGCTCAAGCGTCTATGCCGCATGCACTACCCCGGAGACCACAGCCACACCCTGAGCGGCCGCGCCTGGCTGGCCTACCTCGACAACCGCTGCCCGGCCGCCGGCCTGACCCGCTGGATGATCCTGGTCGAAGGCGCCTACCGCCCGCAGTGCAAACTGGATGACAAGGCCATCGCCGGCCTCTACCAGTCCGTCGAGACCTGGATCCGCAAGCATGTTTGA
- a CDS encoding DUF58 domain-containing protein, whose translation MRHRVREVQLFSSPARRSPLIGLHHSKLRGRGVDFDQVRIYQAGDDVRTIDWRVTARTQEPHTKLFHEERERPVFIIVEQTQRLFFGTGLVFKSVLAAQAASLMGWAALAHNDRVGGLVFSDHDHHEIKPRRSKQSLLQLLSRLARANQALGSPGSAQREGFSLALRRAREVLRPGSLVVILCDERALSETAEQQIALLSRHTDLILMPVSDPLDHALPAAGLLRFAEQGAQLELDTHAADLRQAYREQGEARIARWERLAQRLGVLLLPLSTQEGMIEQLRDYLQHRGAR comes from the coding sequence ATGCGCCACCGGGTCCGGGAAGTGCAACTGTTCTCCAGCCCCGCGCGCCGCAGCCCGCTGATCGGCCTGCACCATTCCAAGCTGCGTGGCCGTGGCGTGGATTTCGACCAGGTGCGCATCTACCAGGCCGGCGACGACGTGCGCACCATCGACTGGCGCGTCACCGCACGCACCCAGGAGCCCCATACCAAGCTTTTCCACGAAGAACGCGAGCGGCCGGTGTTCATCATTGTGGAACAGACCCAGCGGCTGTTCTTCGGCACCGGACTCGTATTCAAGTCGGTGCTCGCCGCCCAGGCCGCCAGTCTCATGGGCTGGGCGGCGCTGGCCCACAACGACCGGGTCGGCGGCCTGGTGTTCAGCGACCACGACCACCACGAAATCAAGCCACGGCGCAGCAAGCAGAGCCTGCTGCAACTGCTCAGCCGCCTGGCCCGCGCCAACCAGGCCCTCGGCAGCCCGGGCAGCGCTCAGCGCGAGGGCTTCAGCCTGGCCCTGCGCCGCGCCCGCGAGGTGCTGCGTCCGGGCAGTCTCGTAGTGATTCTCTGTGACGAACGCGCCCTGTCCGAAACCGCGGAACAGCAGATCGCCCTGCTCTCCCGCCACACCGACCTGATCCTGATGCCGGTTTCCGACCCGCTGGACCACGCCCTTCCCGCAGCCGGCCTGTTGCGCTTCGCCGAGCAGGGCGCCCAGCTGGAACTGGATACCCACGCGGCGGACCTGCGCCAGGCCTATCGCGAACAGGGCGAAGCCCGCATCGCACGTTGGGAACGCCTGGCCCAGCGTCTCGGCGTGCTGCTGCTGCCGCTGTCGACCCAGGAAGGCATGATCGAGCAACTGCGCGACTACCTGCAGCACCGGGGTGCGCGATGA
- a CDS encoding AAA family ATPase, with product MEHREALVALRNFLSTQILGQEKLIDRLLIALLADGHLLVEGAPGLAKTKAIKDLADGVEAEFHRIQFTPDLLPADITGTEIYRPENGSFVFQQGPIFHNLVLADEINRAPAKVQSALLEAMAERQVSIGRSTYDLPPLFLVMATQNPIEQEGTYPLPEAQLDRFLMHVRIGFPDASVERKILQQARGEALHGETRAEHQVSQQAIFAARKEILGLYMADAVEEYLVHLVMATRTPAKFDPELAEWLAWGASPRGSIALDRCARAHAWMAGRDFVSPEDIQAVLFDVLRHRLILSFEAEAAGIDQDRVIQRILDVVAVA from the coding sequence ATGGAACACCGTGAAGCGCTAGTCGCCCTGCGTAACTTCCTTTCCACCCAGATCCTTGGCCAGGAAAAACTCATCGACCGCCTGCTGATCGCGCTACTGGCAGACGGTCACCTGCTGGTGGAGGGCGCGCCCGGCCTGGCCAAGACCAAGGCCATCAAGGACCTGGCGGACGGCGTGGAAGCCGAGTTCCATCGCATCCAGTTCACCCCGGACCTGCTGCCGGCGGACATCACCGGCACCGAGATCTACCGCCCGGAGAACGGCAGCTTCGTGTTCCAGCAGGGACCGATCTTCCACAACCTGGTGCTGGCCGACGAGATCAACCGCGCACCGGCGAAGGTGCAATCGGCATTGCTGGAAGCCATGGCCGAGCGCCAGGTGTCCATCGGCCGTTCGACGTACGACCTGCCGCCGCTGTTCCTGGTGATGGCGACCCAGAACCCCATCGAACAGGAAGGCACCTACCCCCTGCCCGAAGCCCAGCTCGACCGCTTCCTGATGCATGTGCGCATCGGTTTCCCGGATGCCTCGGTGGAACGCAAGATCCTCCAGCAGGCCCGCGGCGAAGCGCTGCACGGCGAAACCAGGGCCGAGCATCAGGTCAGCCAGCAAGCGATCTTCGCCGCGCGCAAGGAAATCCTCGGGCTCTACATGGCCGACGCGGTGGAGGAGTACCTGGTGCACCTGGTCATGGCCACCCGCACCCCGGCAAAGTTCGACCCCGAGTTGGCCGAGTGGTTGGCCTGGGGCGCCAGCCCGCGCGGCTCCATCGCCCTCGACCGCTGCGCCCGCGCCCATGCCTGGATGGCTGGCCGCGACTTCGTCAGCCCCGAAGACATCCAGGCGGTGCTGTTCGACGTGCTACGCCATCGCCTGATCCTCTCCTTTGAGGCGGAAGCTGCCGGCATCGACCAGGACCGGGTGATCCAGCGCATCCTGGATGTGGTAGCGGTGGCCTGA